A stretch of Macadamia integrifolia cultivar HAES 741 chromosome 7, SCU_Mint_v3, whole genome shotgun sequence DNA encodes these proteins:
- the LOC122083653 gene encoding protein DETOXIFICATION 33-like isoform X2: MEAPLLHSSNGYEEEVYEEEVEKRLGKRVMEESKRLWMLSGPAIFTAICQYSLGALTQTFTGQVSALALAAVSVENSVIAGLAFGVMLGMGSALETLCGQAYGAGKITMLGIYMQRSWVILFVTSLILVPVYVFSSSILKLFGQTDEIAEITGKFAIWMLPQLFAYALNFPIQKFLQAQGKFFVMAFVAGVVLVIHVVLSWLLILKLGWGLVGAAVSLNLSWWLVVIGQLAYIFIWKSDGAWTGFSFQAFKDLFGFVKLSLASAVMLCLEFWYLMVVIVITGHLKNPLIAVDAISVCVRVSNELGAGKPQAAKFAVLVVSATSIAIGLVCMALVLGTRDYFPYLFTNSAEVRKEVTKLALLLATTVLLNSLQPVLSGVAIGAGWQALVAYINIGCYYIVGLPAGLLLGFKFDFGVEGVWGGMIGGIVLQTIVLVIVTSCTNWNREASEAGNRIRRWGGSVAED; encoded by the exons ATGGAAGCTCCATTGCTACACTCATCAAATGGGTACGAGGAGGAGGTGTACgaggaggaggtggagaagAGATTGGGGAAACGGGTAATGGAGGAGTCGAAGAGGTTATGGATGTTATCAGGGCCAGCTATCTTCACGGCCATTTGTCAGTACTCGCTGGGCGCACTCACACAGACGTTCACAGGGCAAGTGAGTGCGCTTGCACTCGCCGCCGTCTCCGTCGAGAACTCAGTTATCGCTGGACTTGCCTTCGGCGTCATG TTGGGAATGGGGAGTGCTTTGGAGACGCTATGCGGCCAAGCATATGGAGCAGGAAAGATAACAATGCTGGGAATTTACATGCAGAGATCATGGGTCATTTTGTTTGTGACTTCTCTTATTTTGGTTCCAGTTtatgtcttctcttcttccattctAAAGCTCTTTGGCCAGACTGATGAGATTGCTGAGATCACTG GGAAGTTTGCCATCTGGATGCTTCCACAATTGTTTGCCTACGCCTTGAATTTCCCAATACAGAAGTTCTTGCAAGCTCAGGGGAAGTTTTTTGTAATGGCTTTTGTTGCAGGAGTGGTATTGGTGATACATGTAGTGCTTAGTTGGCTTCTAATCTTGAAGTTAGGGTGGGGTTTGGTTGGTGCTGCTGTGTCTCTCAACTTGTCATGGTGGCTTGTTGTTATTGGTCAATTGGCCTACATTTTTATTTGGAAGTCTGATGGAGCTTGGACTGGTTTCTCTTTCCAAGCTTTTAAAGATCTCTTTGGCTTTGTAAAGCTTTCCCTAGCTTCTGCTGTCATGTTATG CTTGGAGTTTTGGTACTTGATGGTAGTTATAGTCATAACAGGTCATCTAAAGAACCCATTGATTGCAGTTGATGCCATCTCAGTCTG tgTGAGAGTATCAAATGAACTGGGGGCGGGTAAACCTCAAGCAGCAAAATTTGCGGTATTGGTGGTATCTGCAACATCCATAGCCATAGGACTGGTTTGTATGGCCTTGGTCCTGGGAACAAGGGACTACTTTCCTTACCTTTTCACCAACAGTGCCGAAGTGAGGAAAGAGGTCACCAAGCTTGCACTCTTGCTTGCAACTACTGTGCTTCTAAATAGCCTTCAACCAGTCTTATCTG gTGTTGCTATTGGAGCTGGATGGCAAGCTCTAGTTGCATACATCAACATTGGATGTTATTATATAGTCGGGTTACCTGCTGGCTTACTCTTGGGgtttaaatttgattttgggGTCGAG GGTGTTTGGGGAGGGATGATTGGTGGCATTGTTTTGCAGACCATAGTCTTGGTCATAGTTACATCATGCACTAACTGGAACAGGGAG GCCTCTGAAGCAGGGAATCGTATTAGAAGATGGGGAGGATCGGTTGCAGAAGATTGA
- the LOC122085146 gene encoding protein DETOXIFICATION 33-like, with the protein MEEAPLLHQNRASNGHEEEEEEEEEEKVEKSLAKRAIEESNKLWMLSGPAISTSICQYSLGAITQTFAGQVSTLALAVVSVENSVIAGLAFGVMMGMGSASETLCGQVYGAGKITMLGIYMQRSWVILFVTSLILVPVYVFSPPILKLFGQTDEIADATGRFAIWMLPQLFAYALNFPIEKFLQAQGKFSVMACVAGVVLLIHVLLSWLLILKLGWGLVGAAVSLNLSWWLVVSGKLAYIFIWKSDGAWTGFSFQAFKDLFGFVKLSLASAVMLCLEIWYLMIVIVITGHLKNPLIAVDAISICMNINGWDFMIALGFNAAISVRVSNELGAGKPGAAKFSVLVVSTTSIAIGLVCMALVLGTRDHFPYLFSNSAEVRKEVTNLAPLLATTVLLNSLQPVLSGVAIGAGWQALVAYINIGCYYMVGLPAGLLLGFKFGFGVEGIWGGMIGGIVLQTIILTIITSCTNWKKEALEAENRIRKWGGSVAED; encoded by the exons ATGGAAGAAGCTCCATTGCTACACCAAAATAGAGCTTCAAATGGGcacgaggaggaggaggaggaggaggaggaggagaaggtggAGAAGAGCTTGGCGAAAAGGGCAATAGAGGAATCGAATAAGTTATGGATGCTATCAGGGCCAGCCATCTCCACGTCAATATGTCAGTACTCGCTGGGGGCAATCACTCAGACCTTCGCAGGTCAAGTGAGTACCCTTGCACTCGCCGTCGTCTCTGTCGAGAACTCTGTTATCGCCGGACTGGCTTTTGGCGTCatg ATGGGAATGGGGAGTGCATCGGAGACGCTATGCGGCCAAGTATATGGAGCAGGAAAGATTACGATGCTGGGAATTTACATGCAGAGATCATGGGTCATTTTGTTCGTCACTTCTCTTATTTTGGTTCCAGTTTAtgtcttctctcctcccattcTAAAGCTCTTTGGTCAGACTGATGAGATTGCTGATGCCACTG GGAGGTTTGCCATCTGGATGCTTCCACAATTGTTTGCGTACGCCTTGAATTTCCCAATAGAGAAGTTCCTGCAAGCTCAGGGGAAGTTTTCTGTAATGGCTTGTGTTGCAGGAGTGGTATTGCTGATACATGTACTGCTTAGTTGGCTTCTAATTTTGAAGTTAGGTTGGGGTTTGGTTGGTGCTGCCGTGAGTCTCAACTTGTCATGGTGGCTTGTTGTTTCTGGTAAACTGGCCTACATTTTTATTTGGAAATCTGATGGAGCTTGGACTGGTTTCTCTTTCCAAGCTTTTAAAGATCTCTTTGGCTTTGTAAAGCTTTCCTTGGCTTCTGCTGTTATGTTATG CTTGGAGATTTGGTATTTGATGATAGTTATAGTCATAACAGGTCATCTGAAGAACCCATTGATTGCAGTTGATGCCATCTCTATCTG CATGAACATTAATGGGTGGGATTTTATGATTGCACTTGGATTCAATGCTGCAATAAG TGTGAGAGTATCAAATGAACTGGGAGCCGGTAAACCTGGAGCAGCAAAATTTTCGGTATTGGTGGTATCTACAACATCCATAGCCATAGGACTGGTTTGTATGGCCTTGGTCCTGGGAACAAGAGATcactttccttatcttttctcCAACAGTGCTGAGGTGAGGAAAGAGGTCACCAACCTTGCACCCTTGCTAGCAACTACAGTGCTTCTAAATAGCCTTCAACCAGTCTTATCTG GAGTTGCTATTGGAGCTGGATGGCAAGCTCTAGTTGCATACATCAACATTGGATGTTATTATATGGTCGGATTACCTGCTGGCTTACTTTTAGGGTTTAAATTTGGATTTGGGGTTGAG GGTATTTGGGGAGGGATGATTGGTGGAATTGTCTTACAAACCATAATCTTGACCATAATTACATCATGCACCAATTGGAAAAAGGAG GCCTTGGAAGCAGAGAACCGTATTAGAAAATGGGGAGGATCGGTGGCTGAAGATTGA
- the LOC122083653 gene encoding protein DETOXIFICATION 33-like isoform X1 translates to MEAPLLHSSNGYEEEVYEEEVEKRLGKRVMEESKRLWMLSGPAIFTAICQYSLGALTQTFTGQVSALALAAVSVENSVIAGLAFGVMLGMGSALETLCGQAYGAGKITMLGIYMQRSWVILFVTSLILVPVYVFSSSILKLFGQTDEIAEITGKFAIWMLPQLFAYALNFPIQKFLQAQGKFFVMAFVAGVVLVIHVVLSWLLILKLGWGLVGAAVSLNLSWWLVVIGQLAYIFIWKSDGAWTGFSFQAFKDLFGFVKLSLASAVMLCLEFWYLMVVIVITGHLKNPLIAVDAISVCMNINGWDIMIAIGFNAAISVRVSNELGAGKPQAAKFAVLVVSATSIAIGLVCMALVLGTRDYFPYLFTNSAEVRKEVTKLALLLATTVLLNSLQPVLSGVAIGAGWQALVAYINIGCYYIVGLPAGLLLGFKFDFGVEGVWGGMIGGIVLQTIVLVIVTSCTNWNREASEAGNRIRRWGGSVAED, encoded by the exons ATGGAAGCTCCATTGCTACACTCATCAAATGGGTACGAGGAGGAGGTGTACgaggaggaggtggagaagAGATTGGGGAAACGGGTAATGGAGGAGTCGAAGAGGTTATGGATGTTATCAGGGCCAGCTATCTTCACGGCCATTTGTCAGTACTCGCTGGGCGCACTCACACAGACGTTCACAGGGCAAGTGAGTGCGCTTGCACTCGCCGCCGTCTCCGTCGAGAACTCAGTTATCGCTGGACTTGCCTTCGGCGTCATG TTGGGAATGGGGAGTGCTTTGGAGACGCTATGCGGCCAAGCATATGGAGCAGGAAAGATAACAATGCTGGGAATTTACATGCAGAGATCATGGGTCATTTTGTTTGTGACTTCTCTTATTTTGGTTCCAGTTtatgtcttctcttcttccattctAAAGCTCTTTGGCCAGACTGATGAGATTGCTGAGATCACTG GGAAGTTTGCCATCTGGATGCTTCCACAATTGTTTGCCTACGCCTTGAATTTCCCAATACAGAAGTTCTTGCAAGCTCAGGGGAAGTTTTTTGTAATGGCTTTTGTTGCAGGAGTGGTATTGGTGATACATGTAGTGCTTAGTTGGCTTCTAATCTTGAAGTTAGGGTGGGGTTTGGTTGGTGCTGCTGTGTCTCTCAACTTGTCATGGTGGCTTGTTGTTATTGGTCAATTGGCCTACATTTTTATTTGGAAGTCTGATGGAGCTTGGACTGGTTTCTCTTTCCAAGCTTTTAAAGATCTCTTTGGCTTTGTAAAGCTTTCCCTAGCTTCTGCTGTCATGTTATG CTTGGAGTTTTGGTACTTGATGGTAGTTATAGTCATAACAGGTCATCTAAAGAACCCATTGATTGCAGTTGATGCCATCTCAGTCTG CATGAACATTAATGGATGGGATATTATGATTGCAATTGGATTCAATGCTGCAATAAG tgTGAGAGTATCAAATGAACTGGGGGCGGGTAAACCTCAAGCAGCAAAATTTGCGGTATTGGTGGTATCTGCAACATCCATAGCCATAGGACTGGTTTGTATGGCCTTGGTCCTGGGAACAAGGGACTACTTTCCTTACCTTTTCACCAACAGTGCCGAAGTGAGGAAAGAGGTCACCAAGCTTGCACTCTTGCTTGCAACTACTGTGCTTCTAAATAGCCTTCAACCAGTCTTATCTG gTGTTGCTATTGGAGCTGGATGGCAAGCTCTAGTTGCATACATCAACATTGGATGTTATTATATAGTCGGGTTACCTGCTGGCTTACTCTTGGGgtttaaatttgattttgggGTCGAG GGTGTTTGGGGAGGGATGATTGGTGGCATTGTTTTGCAGACCATAGTCTTGGTCATAGTTACATCATGCACTAACTGGAACAGGGAG GCCTCTGAAGCAGGGAATCGTATTAGAAGATGGGGAGGATCGGTTGCAGAAGATTGA
- the LOC122085156 gene encoding 30S ribosomal protein S9, chloroplastic, giving the protein MASISLSSVTASFSSLSFSSQVSQKPHSLCFSRPRSFPNSLTAKTPVLVVAASATAVASPVDLETTSLVNYVKSRLPGGFAAQTIFGTGRRKCAIARVVLQEGTGKIIINYRDAKDYLQGNPLWLQYVKVPLVTLGYESSYDVFVKAHGGGLSGQAQAISLGIARALLKVSENHRGPLRKQGLLTRDSRVVERKKAGLRKARKAPQFSKR; this is encoded by the exons ATGGCTAGTATTTCCCTCTCCTCCGTCACggcttccttctcttctctctcgttCTCTTCCCAGGTGTCTCAGAAACCACACAGCCTCTGCTTCTCCCGACCTAGATCTTTCCCTAACTCCCTTACTGCCAAAACCCCAGTCCTCGTCGTAGCCGCCTCCGCTACTGCTGTCGCCTCTCCAGTGGATTTGGAGACGACAAGTCTCGTAAATTACGTCAAATCGAGGCTCCCCGGTGGTTTTGCCGCTCAGACTATATTTGGAACGGGTCGAAGGAAATGCGCCATTGCTCGCGTCGTGCTCCAGGAAGGAACTGGCAAAATTATCATCAATTACCGTGATGCCAAA GATTATCTTCAAGGGAATCCACTATGGCTACAGTATGTCAAAGTCCCATTGGTAACTTTAGGATACGAAAGTAGTTATGATGTGTTTGTTAAAGCCCATGGGGGTGGTCTTTCTGGTCAAGCCCAGGCAATCTCTCTTGGAATAGCTCGGGCTTTGCTGAAGGTGAGTGAGAACCACAGAGGGCCTCTTAGAAAGCAAGGCCTTCTAACTAGAGACTCAAGAGTGGTGGAGAGGAAGAAAGCAGGTCTCAGGAAGGCCCGAAAAGCTCCTCAATTCTCAAAACGTTGA